Proteins from one Telopea speciosissima isolate NSW1024214 ecotype Mountain lineage chromosome 1, Tspe_v1, whole genome shotgun sequence genomic window:
- the LOC122655308 gene encoding agamous-like MADS-box protein MADS3, whose translation MGRGRVELKRIENKINRQVTFSKRRNGLLKKAYELSVLCDAEVGLIVFSSRGKLCEFGSQGMNKTLERYERCRCIPLDTNIDAVHETQNWYQEVSKLKAKYESLQRSQRNLLGEDLGPLNVKELQNLEKQLEGALSQARQRKTQIMMEQMEELRRKERHLGDINKELKNKIETEGHGGFRSILQCSWDSSTPVVGTNNFSPHPSHSNPAIMDCEPTLQIGYPLSLSLSLSLSLWFLLYQNFVTVPVPVPEGTTIPRSVGGEKLLVVSITASMAPTSTKFDIDKFDGSISFSLWQVRMMVVLAQQDLREALLGKAKKPATMSEEEWNKMDIKALSAI comes from the exons atggGTAGGGGAAGAGTGGAACTGAAGAGGATCGAGAACAAGATTAATCGTCAGGTAACCTTTTCCAAACGGAGAAACGGTTTGCTTAAGAAAGCTTACGAGCTATCTGTGCTGTGTGATGCCGAGGTTGGTCTCATCGTCTTCTCCAGTCGCGGCAAGCTCTGTGAGTTCGGAAGCCAAGG cATGAACAAAACCCTTGAGCGCTACGAACGATGTCGTTGCATACCTCTAGACACCAATATTGATGCTGTTCATGAAACACAG AACTGGTACCAGGAAGTTTCAAAGTTGAAGGCAAAATATGAATCTCTTCAGCGCTCACAGAG GAATTTGCTTGGGGAAGATCTTGGTCCACTTAATGTCAAAGAGCTGCAAAATCTTGAGAAACAGCTTGAAGGAGCTTTGTCACAGGCCAGGCAACGAAAG ACACAAATAATGATGGAACAAATGGAAGAACTCCGGCGAAAG GAACGTCATCTTGGAGACATAAACAAGGAGCTCAAAAACAAG ATTGAAACTGAAGGACATGGTGGTTTTAGATCCATTCTTCAGTGCTCATGGGACTCCTCTACTCCAGTGGTTGGAACCAACAATTTTTCACCACATCCTTCCCATTCCAACCCTGCTATTATGGACTGTGAACCCACTTTGCAAATAGggtaccctctctctctctctctctctctctctctctctttgtggtTTTTGCT GTACCAAAACTTTGTTacagtaccagtaccagtaccagaAGGAACAACCATTCCTCGGAGCGTAGGTGGCGAGA agctcttGGTTGTTTCGATCACTGCATCCATGGCTCCTACATCAACGAAATTTGATATTGACAAGTTCGATGGGAGCATTAGCTTCAGCTTATGGCAAGTTCGGATGATGGTTGTTCTTGCACAGCAAGACTTGAGAGAAGCCCTGCTTGGGAAAGCGAAGAAACCTGCAACTATGTCTGAGGAGGAGTGGAACAAGATGGATATCAAAGCCCTTTCGGCTATCTAG